The following nucleotide sequence is from Geotrypetes seraphini chromosome 10, aGeoSer1.1, whole genome shotgun sequence.
tctatctcactcctctcccaccaacatgtccaataattctctctccctccctatacccaacaattctctttcttcttctccccttgtgcaccatctctatttatctctctctcagacacccaattcaccctttctattctctccccacctcagcatctctttccctcattccctccattcttccatcctatggctcatgctaccttccctccctccattctatgtcccaagttcatgcccctccctccttttttctggtttgtgcttcctccctcccttgtcccaatgcatccctctccctccctccattctgttccCCAAGTACGTGCCTTCCTCCGGTGGGTGTTTCTGAAcgtctccctcctccttccagccacagtcatttctctgcacaaagctgcCGGTAGCGGCTCCTACCAACTCCACGTCAGAGTGAAGGCTTCGGCTCAGCCACAGGACGTGTGGGAGACActgcggctttgtgcagagaaatgactgcagctggaaggaggagggagctagccagaaggtaaacacctgccagagggaggcacatacttgggacacagaatagcgggagggagggagaggggcatctTGGaactcaggagggagggagaggaccGCGCTGGGACTTGGGAGGTAgggaaggggcatgttgggactcattacccctctccccttttctctttctccctccgcTACTATCCCTCATTTGTTTCCTTCCCACTTTCCCCTTTGTCTCCCTTCTGCCCTTCAACTTTCCTTCATGTCCCTCAGTCTCTCTTTCACATCCTGAAGACTATGAACTTAGTTTCTTGCTTTTCCATACGAGAACCTACATTTACTTGCACACTCATGTGTACTATCATATGATCTCAGCTAGAGAAGATCTCACAAGAGAAGCTCTGCTATCCTTTGCCACCCCTTTCACTCACTTCTCATTGCTGCTGATGTCCAGGTGCTTGTGGATAGACTGGAAGACGTGCTTAAGGAAGAGGATTCGTTTTCTCTCAAACTGCTGACTCTGGTCAAACACCAGTTCCATCTCCTCCATGTACTTTGGGCTGTATCTATTCAGCTCCTGGAGTGCCTTCTCATACCTCTGTCTCACctgtacatggggggggggagggtacagAAGAAAAAGCATAATAATAACCATTGTAGCATGGTTACGAGAGCCAGAGCAGAcgatatgaatttattcagagtagtgaagacacagaaggattgcaaggacctgcaacgtgacataaacatgctcgacgaatgggccgcgacatggcaaatgaggtttaatgtggataaatgtaaggtgtaAGTGAATAAGTATAAGGtgtaatgtggataagtgtaaggtgatgcatgtcggtaacaaaaatcttatacacgaatacaggatgtccggtgcagtactctgagaggaccccccccccccccacggtactactcgaaagggtccagagaagagcgactaaaatggttaaggggctggagagttgccgtacagtgagagattagagaaactgggcctcttctcccttgaaaaaaggagactgagaggggacatgatcgaaacattcaagataatgaagggaatagacttggtagacaaagacaggttgttcaccctctccaaggtagggaaaacaagagggcactctctaaagttaaaaggtgatagatttcgtacaaacataaagaagttcaCCCAGAGAGGTGGAAAACGAATGCTATTCcagaggctgttttaggggaaaacatcctccagggattcaagacaaagttagacaagttcctggctgaaccagaacatacgcaggtaaggctagactcagttaataataataataattactttattcttctataccaccatagtcgtgagacttctaggcagtttacattgaagagggctggacagtcagcgagttacaatatgcagagataagagaaatacagtatgcagaatcttaaaaaaatacaatagtttacaatgaagagagctggacagtcagcaagtAACAATATGCAGAGATAAGGGAAATACAGCATGCAGAATAAATTATTGTCTTATACGCAGGAGTGGACATGTTTGAAATATTAGAAATTGATTTAGAGGATTGAGTAGatactttttaggtgatatttctgtcgaataaggcagtttttatggcttttctaaatgCATCATAagtcagtcttgctccattaatgtagttgtctaaccagtgttgtttgtttgcttggtacataaaagttctatccagaaaggttttgtatttgcagccggtaatgcttgggtatgcaaatagattgctgtttctggtttgtcttgtagggctgtatagtatgaagtgaggtagcaggtaggtaggagctagACCCCAGatcagcttgaaacatatgcaagagaacttgaatattattcacacctccattggcagccagtgaagcagtttgtagtaggggctaatatgGTCGCTTTTTTCCAGTCCAAATATCAAACGgactgctgtgttttgaacaattctaagtttcctcactgtttttttgggtatacccatatatatgatattgcaatagtccagtgtagaaagcactagtgattgcactagtagtctaaatcagtgttcttcaacctttttacacctatggaccggcggaaataaaataattatttagtggaccggcaaactaataagactgaaatttttaaaaaccccattgccgccccatccccgcgagctcggtcccgttaattatctgatcccatccacacaaacctcaaatagttatgattttatattgaacatattttattaaagtataaaaagaaacaatattctgtacaattgtcattttataaatataaataatacagggcaaggatcaacaaaacccccgtctcccctccccttcacatatatcccctctactatcaagaaaactgaataagccaaattattacagaatgctacacaaatatcatgctaacagaataccacagtcacacatggcaggaatggtgttagggggagtgcaactagggcaactgcctcctggtcagagagagccctaagccagcaggaagctaaagacgcactgcctgggctttgcactctcCAGTTatatctaacatcagctctagcaggatacatattttaaatctgatatattctagtcacaagatagaaataaaattatttttttctaccttttgtcgtctctggtttctgctttcatcgtcttttcactctcttccatccaccatctgccctctgtctcttcaatccagcatctgcctcttccatccactgtctgccctctacccctccccctcccatatggtatctgcgttctttctatgcccctctctcctacactagatctagcatctttgtccctctttccttatttttcatctgacccccccttcccagcatcaatctctctctactttgtcattcctctgtctctcccctttccctcatctgatctctccattccatcctgactccttcccctcctctaatctccctgccagctgtttccttccaatgttcctcctcccctgtccagcagtaccttttccttttcttcctccccttatcaaacagtatctctcttcccttccccttctcccctgtcagcagtatccccttcccctcccttgtccaggagtaccccttctccctttcctcctccccttatccaacagtaattctcatcccttcccttccccttctcccctgtcagcagtatccccttaccctcccttgtccaggagtaccccttctccctttcctcctccccttatccaacagtaattctcatcccttcccttccccttctcccctgtcagcagtatccccttcccctcccttgtccaggagtaccccttcttcctttcttcctccccttatccaacagtaattctcatcccttccctttcccttctcccctgtcggcagtagccccttcccctcccttgtccaggaataCCCCttatccctttcctcctccccttatccagcagtaattctcgtcccttccctttccccctgtcagcagtagccccttcccctcccttgtccaggagtaccccttctcccttccctctttccctctccagcaaatgtttcctctatgtaggctagcggcagctctgtgtgcttttaacttcagcacacagctgcccctaagcagtattttagccgcggtttcatgaggcagcctcggggcctttggtaggccggcccgtttcgatgatgcgatgtggaccggcctaccaaaggctctgaggctgcctcatgaaacacggctaaaatactgcttaggggcagctgtgtgccgaagttaaaagcacacagagctgccgctgcttgtttgggggtgcggagacatacgcggcaggagttggtggtggaaggcaggagtgccggcatagcgacggcaacaggaagttgcacgtcagctgacgccggcaccttttgctgcagCGGGGACccaaatccttcgcggaccggcaagatttttttgcggactggcactggtctgcggaccggcgtttgaagaactgtggtctaaatgataatgggtcaaagtattttttgatggtctttagcttccataatgtcaggaaacacttttttaccactatgtttgtgtgtttgacctaagggccgccgtgggagcggactgctgggcacgaaggagcattggtctgacccagcagtgacaattcttatgagATCTACCCAGGAACCAAGAGCAAAACATGCCAGTGAGAAGTGACAGCATACCAATGTGACTCACCCACCTTCTGCATGTCCTGACTGCACTTCTCCTTCTCTTCCTGCAGTTTCTTCTGCTTCTCCTGTGACAATGCTGGGCTTGTCCGGCTGCTGTTCTCACGTACAGTGGCTAGGCGGACTTTCTTACATGCTTTGTGGTAGGCCACCTTAGACTTCTCTAGctgtggagagagggaagaggttGAAGGATCACATAAATTTGCCTTTTCTTCAGCAGTGAAAGATTGGGATCGGGGGGAGGAGCCTGAGTTGACCCGGTGCTGTTATCATGCACACATTATACCTTCTTGAATTTCTTGGCCCATGGTTTCTGGGCCTTGCAGAAGCCACTCTCGATCTCGTAGGTCTCCTTGAAGCCTCCAAAGATTTTGCGATGGTATGAGTCCTTCTGCCAGTCACGAATCTTCTCCCCATCTTCTGTCACTAGTATTTTCTGGATCTCGGTGTGTAGCTGACTCAAACGCTCTGTGGTGGTCATGAAGGCCTGCCATGCGTGTAGAAGAGAGCCATACATGGAGCCTGGTCATGAACAGAATAAGTGACTGATGAAGCAGTTATGTCAGAGTAACTaacccctcctttccctttctaTCAACCAAATTCCTTTCATGAGGGTGGCTTTTACCTAGTGCTCTGCCTCCCTTGAAATCCTTCATTCCCTTACCAAGGACTAGACCTAGATACTCTGAGTAGATGTGACTTCAGATCTGTGGGGGGGAATCCACTGTCATAGAGCTGGATCCTGAATGCTCTGCTTTCACAAGAGAGGAAACTTACTGCCATTCACCAGCGGCTTCCATTTCCGCGTCCACTCCTCCATTTGTGTGGCATACTGCTTCTCGATCTTGGCCCTGTCTTGGAAGCAGGCCACAATCTCGTGGCATAGTTGGTGCCCATCTTCTACACGCTTCACCGTGCTCTTATAACGGTCTGGCTGCAtaggagattaaaaaaaacaaaagaaaacttaTGGGGAAAACACTCTCCCTTGCCTGAACATGCAATCAACGTGGCCTCGGGCTCACGTTTCTGCTGTAGCAAGCCAGAGCAGAGTACTGAGCTCTTGAATGGTGGTTAGTGAACCCATTCGTGGGCAATTTGGGTTTTCCATATATGCACAATGAACTAGATTTGCATATATTAAGTTTTCACAGTGAATCTAGTGGATACCAGAAAGAGAGTTTGAGTTTGCTCCTGGTCTTTTGGGAATTCCCTCGTGGATAGGGGAAGATACATCATTACCACTGCCCACTCCAAAGGTGTAACAACCACAATTGGCAGTAGCATGCTGAATTTTTCAGATATTTTCTCTGTAGCTGTAAAAATAGAGGATTTTTCAAAGCGTATCTGATTAGATTCCCATTTGTGCTTTTCATAATGCCCTGAAATCTGTACCTTTCCCAATAGTATTTTGTATTGATGCATTTTAGTCACCTTTACCGTGATAGGGTGACTGATTTCTTTCTGATAACTAATGGGAGCAGGGCTAGCACCAATATGGtatcattcaccccttcaaaaacTAAATTTGCACACAGCTGCGTGGCTTCATCCACACACCCACCCCAAGATAATGCTATATTAGTAAGAACTTAGTCTTCTATGCCGGTTCTACATATGCAAATATTACCCAGAGCTGTATTAAGGGGGTCCAGTCCCGACTGGTATATAGAAGTCTCTATTAAAAGAGATTTTATTCTGCATGGTGTGTAAATGTCGCCCTAATCCTTAAGTATGGAGAGGTTTTTAAATTGCTTGGTAGCACTTTGACATTGCAGTGTCCTGTGTGATAAATGTCACCTCTGTTCTGTAGttgaggagggaaagggagatcCAGTCCTGTATGGTGAATAAATGGCACACTAGTCttgtacttggggggggggggaccagtcCTGCATGATGAATAGATGTCTTCTCAGTTCTGTactgggagagggaggggatCTAGTCCTGTATGGTGAATAAACGTGACTCTAGGCCCCCATGTGATGAGTCAGTATGCACTGATGTTGTCACTATCAGTTTGTCAGATGCACTGATGTTGTCAGATATCAGTTTGTCCTCACCATCCAGAAGCTGTGGGTACAGACTTCATCTTCTGCTACCTCACTGTAGATGTCGGACATGGCAGTGactgagaagagaaagagagaaagggtgaTTATTTCTTCCTGCATTCCCACAGTCATCATCAGGGCTCCAGGGATATGTACCAGGACAGATGCGTTTtgacatatctaatataataaagagctagtcacgcatgcgcagtcctatttgcgtgttccgtgcgtgtaggtcggtggccgaaggagtgcgtatgcgcgctACTACGTCACCAaccgatcgcctccacaggccggaccacagccagacggaccgcgggaaagggaggaggggagggctTTGAGGGAGCCGGCTATCGGCAGAGGGCAGACGCGGGCCCAGGAGCAAGTCCAGCTGTCCCATCCTGTCCCTTAAACTCCCTGGCCGCCTAAGTTATTTTCATTTGAaatctgccgccgccgccgcggctcctctctcatcttccaacATAATATttcagggaaatttcagggtgatgctaggaagtacttcttcaccgaaagggtggtcgatcattggaacgagctgcctcagcgggtgattgaggccagcagcgtgttagatttcaagaggaaatgggatattcatgtgggatctctaggagagtaagaatcagggagtgggtcactggtatgggcagactcgatgggctatggcccttttctgccgtcaatttctatgtttctaatataagtgcagctcatgagtcACGTGATGACGTGAGCCGGCGTGCACGCAGCTCAGCCAGCTCCGGAGCTCGTTCCCCTCATTTACAGTGAAACGGGACGACCGGCGAAATACAAAATTTTAGCGAACTTCGGCGCTTATAGTGGGGACTTATATGGACAGATTCCTTATAAAAACTCAGCTAGCCATGTCCACAAAATCGACCAAGAAGGACAAGGAGAGAGGTAAACCTGCGGAGGACAAAATGGCGGACACAGCATGCGGGGTCCTAAGACAATTCACGCCGGAGACGCTGGCGGAATTGAAAAGTATAGTCACCCAGGCATTATCTCCAAGTATGGAGCAACTGTCTGCCCAACTCACGAAACTCGAAGGTATAATGGAAGACCATTCAGCGAGGGTGACAGAGCTGGAGGAACGAGTGTCTGCAGTGGAAGATGAGGCCCGCAGTGTAACGACGGACATGGCCCGCATGAAAACACAGCTAGACCAACAACAGGCTAAGTTGGAGGACCTAGAAAATAGGTCCCGTAGGGGGAACTTAAGATTTATGGGGTTCCCAGAGACAATCACAGATTCATCTCTTATAACTGTGCTAGAAACATGGCTAGCTAGTGAAATGCCGATGCCTGCAAACATAGGCCCAGCGCGCTTTGAAAGGGTCCACCGCGTGGGACCCCGACCAGGGAATGATCAAAGGCCAAGGGTAGTGATTGGAAAATTGCACAACTACAGGCACAAAATGGAGATACTTAAAGAATTTCGCCTTAAAAGGGAGTCCTTGAATTATGATTCCATACCCATTCGAATTGGACAGGATTACTCTGTTGCTTTGACAGAAAAAAGGAAAGTATTTTACCCTCTGTGCAGGAAGCTGGCTGATCTCAAATACCGATTCCTTTTTCTGTATCCAGCTATACTGAAAATCCAACTAGAGGGCAAATGGCATGTGTTTGAATCAGATGTATTGGCAGGGGAATTCATAAATAGACTGGGGAATCCAGGACCTTCAACATCTTGACTAATTGAAAGCTCACTAGAATTCTGTATGATATATCACTGTATAACTATGCATTTGCTGTCTCTCCCATACTGATTTTCTATTTTCAGCTTATTATGTGAGGGGGACGAGTTTCCACGCATCAGAGACGTGCTCCGCCTTCCTGTATCCTAGTGCTACAGGATGGGTCTCTGTATTGGGGGGGAAGTTAGGGAACAGGGGatcaaggggagggagggggggatattTGCAAGGGAGGGAAAGCACACAAAAGTTGATTGCTATGTATCGTTAGATTTATCCTCTTATGTAGTATGTCTAAGAGAATTAAGTACATTTTGCGGGTTCTGGAAACAACTTAGCTCTGAGGATCCCCCAGGTGAAGGCTGGGCGCCTGGGGTTCTCCTGGTAATAATGTTGCGATATGCATGTTACTCAGGTTGTGATGAGCGGTAGGACGCTTAGAATATTGTCCTGGAATGTAGGGGGAATAACGTCACCTATGAAAAGGACTAAGATCCTTACCAGATTGAAACATCACAAGGCAGATCTTGCTTGCATTTAGGAAACTCGGCTGACTATGACCGAACATGCTAAATTACAACGAGGATGGGTGGGACAGATTTGTTCGGCTTCTTCCCCTAATAAACATGCTGGAGTGGCACTGTTGGTGCGTAGAGGATTTCAAGGGAAGGTGGAACAAATATATGCTGATCCTATGGGTAGATCCCTGCTTTGTAGGGTGACCACATCAGATCAGAAATTTAACCTTCTTATGGTATATGGCCCTAATCAATATGATCATAAATTTTTCCAAGGTCTGGTTAAACTGGGCCAACGCGACCCAACAATATCATTAATACTTCTGGGGGATTTTAATCAGGTCATGGACCCGGTACAGGACCGTACTGGACCGGGCATGAGTCATTCCTCAGCACCACACAAGGGCATACCTTATTTGTGTGACGCCCTGGACTTGGTGGACCCCTGGAGGTTATTGCACCCTCGAGAGAGAGATTTCACACATCAATCTCGGGCCCACCAATCTTTCTCCAGAATAGATTACATATTAGCATCAACTTCTTTCTTTTCCCATGTTGAGACAGCTGAAATTGGTCCTCTTTCTATATCTGACCACTGTCCGATATGGCTGGATCTGTTTACTGGGACATCTCAGAATTTGGGGGGGTGGCGTTTCCCTTCTTATTTAATTGATAATCAAGAATTCAAAAATTATTTAACGGAAAAATGGGACGAATATCTTCGCTTTAATGATCAACATAGAGACACACCCCTTCTGTTCTGGGAGGCGGCTAAATCCGTCCTTAGGGGAGATATTATATCTTATGTAGTGGCTCACAGAAAGAGGTTGGCACAGGGCATCATACATTTAGAGCGGCAATGCTTACTTCTTAAAAAACGACACCTAGCACATCCGACGCCCCGCTCAAATGAACAATTGACATCAGCACAGATTGCACTGAACGCCTTGATTCATGAACGCACAAAAAAATATCTCTATTTCACACAACACAAATATTATAGATACGGGAACAAACAGGGCAGATTGCTTGCCTCTCTCACTAAATTGAGAAGGCCAGATAGGTATATTTCTTGTTTGCATATGCCGGATGGCACGAAATTGACGAAAACAGGGGAAATATCGGAAAAATTTTTTCGTTATTATAAAAGATTTTACTCCTCGGTGGAGGATGTTGGGGGACCCGAATCTGTGGATTTTCTGGAGGATGCGGGGATGCCCAAATTGACATCCACTATGCGTGACACATTAAATAGACCTATCCAGGGGAAGGAAATACAATTAGCAATAAAACAACTAAGAAACAGAACATCCCCGGGCCCTGATGGGTTTACTCCGGAGTTTTACAAGCTTTTACTATCGCAATTATGTGGACCTTTAGAGGCATATTATCACGCAGCAGACGAGGGGGGAGCATTTCCGGAGGGAGCCAATCATGCATACATTACGCTAATTCCAAAACCTGGGAAACGAGAAACGGATATAGAATCATACCGACCTATATCACTACTTAATGTAGACATTAAAATATTAGACAAGGTATTGTCCAATAGGTTGGCGACCCTGCTTCCCCAATTGATTGTCCCAGAAACAGGTAGGCTTTGTTAAGCAACGCCATTCGGTCCTAAATGTTCGGAGATTATTGACGGCCGTACACAGAGCACAACTAGCGAGACAGGATGGAATATTAATAAGCCTAGATGCGgctaaagcctttgataaggtcaaCTGGAAATACCTATTTTCAGTGCTATCCTATATGGGAATTACTGGTTGGTTTTCAGACATGATTAGGTTATTATACACATCACCCACTGCTAGCATTTTGGTAAACGGGACAAGGACTCCTTCGTTCCCGATAGCACGGGGAACGAGGCA
It contains:
- the LOC117367847 gene encoding protein kinase C and casein kinase substrate in neurons protein 1-like isoform X2; amino-acid sequence: MSDIYSEVAEDEVCTHSFWMPDRYKSTVKRVEDGHQLCHEIVACFQDRAKIEKQYATQMEEWTRKWKPLVNGSSMYGSLLHAWQAFMTTTERLSQLHTEIQKILVTEDGEKIRDWQKDSYHRKIFGGFKETYEIESGFCKAQKPWAKKFKKLEKSKVAYHKACKKVRLATVRENSSRTSPALSQEKQKKLQEEKEKCSQDMQKVRQRYEKALQELNRYSPKYMEEMELVFDQSQQFERKRILFLKHVFQSIHKHLDISSNEKILIVYSDLLQAIQAVNEQEDLRWWRNTHGPGMLMNWPQFEEWDPEKERQQVKKKPGKETEKVKLCSIKPTEGSVSKSIANVPGVRVRAIYDYTGQEPDELSFRAGDELMKIEDEDEQGWCKGVTKQGQVGLYPANYVVLVSD
- the LOC117367847 gene encoding protein kinase C and casein kinase substrate in neurons protein 1-like isoform X1 translates to MLPDTITAMSDIYSEVAEDEVCTHSFWMPDRYKSTVKRVEDGHQLCHEIVACFQDRAKIEKQYATQMEEWTRKWKPLVNGSSMYGSLLHAWQAFMTTTERLSQLHTEIQKILVTEDGEKIRDWQKDSYHRKIFGGFKETYEIESGFCKAQKPWAKKFKKLEKSKVAYHKACKKVRLATVRENSSRTSPALSQEKQKKLQEEKEKCSQDMQKVRQRYEKALQELNRYSPKYMEEMELVFDQSQQFERKRILFLKHVFQSIHKHLDISSNEKILIVYSDLLQAIQAVNEQEDLRWWRNTHGPGMLMNWPQFEEWDPEKERQQVKKKPGKETEKVKLCSIKPTEGSVSKSIANVPGVRVRAIYDYTGQEPDELSFRAGDELMKIEDEDEQGWCKGVTKQGQVGLYPANYVVLVSD